One Malaclemys terrapin pileata isolate rMalTer1 chromosome 7, rMalTer1.hap1, whole genome shotgun sequence genomic region harbors:
- the LOC128840184 gene encoding histone H2A type 2-B: MSGRGKSGGKARAKAKSRSSRAGLQFPVGRVHRLLRKGNYAERVGAGAPVYLAAVLEYLSAEILELAGNAARDNKKTRIIPRHLQLAIRNDEELNKLLGGVTIAQGGVLPNIQAVLLPKKTQSSKK, from the coding sequence ATGTCCGGCCGAGGGAAATCCGGCGGCAAAGCGCGAGCCAAAGCCAAGTCTCGCTCCTCCCGGGCCGGCCTGCAGTTCCCGGTGGGCCGCGTGCACCGGCTCCTACGGAAGGGCAACTACGCGGAGCGGGTCGGGGCCGGGGCACCCGTCTACCTGGCCGCCGTGCTCGAGTACCTGTCGGCGGAAATCCTGGAGCTGGCCGGTAACGCCGCTCGGGACAACAAGAAGACGCGGATCATCCCCCGGCACCTGCAGCTCGCCATCCGCAACGACGAGGAGCTCAACAAGCTGCTGGGCGGGGTGACCATCGCCCAGGGCGGCGTCTTGCCCAACATCCAGGCCGTGCTGCTGCCCAAGAAAACCCAGAGCTCCAAGAAATGA
- the HMCES gene encoding abasic site processing protein HMCES produces the protein MCGRTACALGADRIRRACMYRDNHGRTRQPEWRDADKYSPSYNKSPQSNSPVLVSRRHFEKDADSSERVIAAMRWGLVPAWFREADPSKMQYKTSNCRSDTMMEKLSYKGPLIKGRRCVVLADGFYEWQQHNGKKQPYFIYFPQPKQEMADGKDDDEEWKGWRLLTMAGIFDCWEPPDGGDALYTYTIITVDASKGLSDIHNRMPAILDGDEAIRKWLDFTEVSTQEALRLIHSTENIAFHPVSTIVNNSRNNTPECLVPIGLGPQTETKVSTSSKMMLDWVKNKSPKKEEDDLPRWSSQFVQITAPKRTSAGLMHQWLKKEEGDPCAKKPKTQWTDFQF, from the exons ATGTGTGGGCGTACGGCCTGCGCTCTGGGAGCAGATCGCATCCGCCGGGCCTGTATGTACCGTGATAACCATGGTAGAACAAGACAACCTGAATGGAGAGATGCTGATAAATACAGCCCCTCCTACAACAAGAGTCCCCAGTCCAACAGCCCTGTGCTGGTTTCCCGACGACACTTTGAGAAG GATGCTGACTCTTCTGAGCGTGTCATCGCGGCTATGCGCTGGGGGCTGGTCCCAGCCTGGTTTAGAGAAGCTGACCCTTCCAAAATGCAGTATAAAACATCCAACTGTCGCAGCGATACCATGATGGAGAAACTCTCCTACAAG GGACCTCTGATAAAGGGCAGACGCTGTGTAGTGCTGGCAGATGGATTCTATGAATGGCAGCAGCACAATGGAAAGAAGCAGCCCTATTTCATTTACTTCCCACAGCCCAAGCAAGAAATG GCAGATGggaaagatgatgatgaagagtgGAAAGGCTGGAggttactcaccatggctgggatTTTTGATTGCTGGGAGCCCCCTGATGGAGGGGATGCATTGTACACCTACACCATCATCACAGTAGATGCTTCTAAAGGCTTAAGTGATATCCATAACAG GATGCCAGCTATCCTGGATGGGGATGAGGCCATCAGGAAATGGTTGGACTTTACAGAGGTATCAACACAGGAAGCCCTTAGGCTCATCCACTCCACAGAGAACATTGCTTTCCACCCGGTTTCCACTATAGTAAACAACTCCAGAAACAATACACCAGAATGCCTCGTTCCCATTGGGTTGGGACCACAGACG GAAACCAAAGTCAGCACTAGCAGCAAAATGATGTTGGACTGGGTGAAAAACAAGTCTCCCAAGAAAGAGGAAGATGATTTGCCCAGATGGTCCAGCCAGTTCGTCCAAATCACTGCACCCAAGAGAACCAGTGCAGGCTTAATGCACCAGTGGCTGAAGAAGGAAGAAGGGGATCCTTGTGCAAAGAAGCCTAAAACTCAATGGACTGACTTTCAGTTCTGA